A region from the Acyrthosiphon pisum isolate AL4f chromosome A1, pea_aphid_22Mar2018_4r6ur, whole genome shotgun sequence genome encodes:
- the LOC100169416 gene encoding modular serine protease isoform X2, with product MKSAYTFILAIYSYFVFETVILCDRDIRKRQTEPTCTEESEYACQSGQCIDVATTCDGIQDCSDGSDETQVLCESTTCPTYGFKCTYGACINIEGRCDGVTQCLDGSDEELCSSSITSEPEVNLENISTESTTTESTTTESTTTASTTTPWKTTPWKTTANPTTPWKTTASTTTAWKTTSSPTTPWKTTAWKTTAPTTTSTPDTKIKQTESINQSSIQKKTCVIPDIEGTKYFYKDTIQNVPLSHGSIVNNYRIVEEDCEEGYYKTVPYKLMVCSEFGQWKSVDSDKLCLKKCTPMVSDVLDIKCSLNGVNVNCSKPSEPGTILTQSCKVKNSHNSPREQGLIKADNELLCLKNAKWNGQLLTTCTSRTESTSNRLKESSVIAPWNVEIYKINNYGRYFRVCGGTLIAPNLVVSAAHCFWKKGLRRKILQNENNVFKTAVGKENSNFSTIDNTYTQIIDISLIHLEDSYDGLSGHYADDISVIVLASNVVVSNGVRPASIDWSATHMLSNGDLGKMFGLGMNDMIGNGQHKSILKLYTLPYIDRKTCQEMYTDGFENYVTKDKFCTVTGERNLIGFGGSGLIYEYSTGPFLTGIFSVKDLHSKNSIAVFTSIKYHVEWIRNIYGNYVY from the exons aaacagTCATTTTGTGTGATAGAGACATCAGAAAACGACAAACTGAACCAACTTGCACAga agaGTCGGAGTACGCTTGTCAATCCGGTCAATGCATTGATGTTGCAACTACTTGCGATGGAATTCAAGATTGCAGTGATGGATCTGATGAAACACAAGTTTTATGTGAATCGACCAC gTGTCCAACATATGGATTCAAATGCACATATGGTGCTTGTATAAATATAGAGGGTAGATGTGATGGAGTGACCCAATGTTTAGATGGTTCTGACGAGGAACTATGTTCATCCTCGATAACTTCAGAACCTGAAGTCAATCTTGAAAATATCTCCACAGAATCTACAACTACAGAATCGACAACTACAGAATCAACAACCACAGCATCGACAACTACACCATGGAAAACTACACCTTGGAAGACTACAGCTAACCCAACTACACCATGGAAAACTACGGCATCAACAACTACAGCATGGAAAACTACATCATCGCCAACTACACCATGGAAAACTACAGCATGGAAAACTACAGCGCCGACAACTACTTCGACGCCAGatacaaaaatcaaacaaaCTGAGTCGATAAACCAATCTTCCATTCAAAA AAAAACTTGCGTGATACCGGACATTGAGGGtactaagtatttttataagGATACGATTCAAAACGTTCCTCTATCACATGGGTCTATAGTGAATAATTATCGCATTGTTGAAGAGGACTGTGAAGAAGGATATTATAAAACTGTTCCGTACAAATTGATGGTATGTTCGGAGTTTGGACAATGGAAATCAGTTGATTCCGATAAACTGTGTTTGA AAAAGTGTACTCCTATGGTATCAGATGTATTGGATATTAAATGTTCACTGAATGGAGTTAATGTAAATTGTTCAAAGCCATCAGAACCTGGTACTATATTAACACAATCatgtaaagttaaaaattcaCATAATTCACCAAGAGAACAAGGATTAATAAAAGCTGATAATGAGTTGCTTTGtcttaaaaatgcaaaatggaATGGTCAACTACTTACCACTTGTACTTCAc GTACAGAATCAACCTCGAATAGATTGAAAGAATCATCTGTAATAGCACCTTGGAATgtggaaatatataaaattaataactatggtCGTTATTTCCGAGTATGTGGAGGAACATTGATTGCTCCAAATTTAGTTGTCTccg ctGCCCATTGTTTTTGGAAAAAGGGGTTAAGAAGGAAGATCTTACagaatgaaaataatgtttttaaaactgcCGTTGGAAAAGAAAATAGCAATTTTTCTACAATAGACAATACTTATACACAAATTATTGac atcAGTTTAATTCATCTGGAGGATAGTTATGATGGTCTGTCTGGACATTATGCTGATGACATTTCTGTAATCGTGTTAGCATCCAATGTCGTCGTTAGTAATGGTGTTCGACCGGCTTCCATTGATTGGTCTGCGACACATATGCTTTCTAATGGAGATCTAGGAAAG ATGTTTGGCCTGGGAATGAACGATATGATTGGCAATGGACaacataaatcaatattaaaattatatactttaccATATATTGATCGGAAAACGTGTCAGGAAATGTACACAGATGGATTTGAAAATTACGTGACTAAAGATAAATTTTGCACAG TTACAGGAGAAAGAAATCTTATAGGATTTGGAGGTTCGGGCCTAATATACGAATATAGCACAGGACCATTTTTAACAGGAATATTTAGTGTCAAGGATCTACATTCAAAAAACTCAATAGCTGTTTTCACGAGCATAAAATATCACGTTGAATGGATTCGTAATATTTATGGAAATTATGTATACtaa
- the LOC100169416 gene encoding modular serine protease isoform X1 yields MKSAYTFILAIYSYFVFETVILCDRDIRKRQTEPTCTEESEYACQSGQCIDVATTCDGIQDCSDGSDETQVLCESTTCPTYGFKCTYGACINIEGRCDGVTQCLDGSDEELCSSSITSEPEVNLENISTESTTTESTTTESTTTASTTTPWKTTPWKTTANPTTPWKTTASTTTAWKTTSSPTTPWKTTAWKTTAPTTTSTPDTKIKQTESINQSSIQKKTCVIPDIEGTKYFYKDTIQNVPLSHGSIVNNYRIVEEDCEEGYYKTVPYKLMVCSEFGQWKSVDSDKLCLKKCTPMVSDVLDIKCSLNGVNVNCSKPSEPGTILTQSCKVKNSHNSPREQGLIKADNELLCLKNAKWNGQLLTTCTSRTESTSNRLKESSVIAPWNVEIYKINNYGRYFRVCGGTLIAPNLVVSAAHCFWKKGLRRKILQNENNVFKTAVGKENSNFSTIDNTYTQIIDISLIHLEDSYDGLSGHYADDISVIVLASNVVVSNGVRPASIDWSATHMLSNGDLGKMFGLGMNDMIGNGQHKSILKLYTLPYIDRKTCQEMYTDGFENYVTKDKFCTGYKLVTGERNLIGFGGSGLIYEYSTGPFLTGIFSVKDLHSKNSIAVFTSIKYHVEWIRNIYGNYVY; encoded by the exons aaacagTCATTTTGTGTGATAGAGACATCAGAAAACGACAAACTGAACCAACTTGCACAga agaGTCGGAGTACGCTTGTCAATCCGGTCAATGCATTGATGTTGCAACTACTTGCGATGGAATTCAAGATTGCAGTGATGGATCTGATGAAACACAAGTTTTATGTGAATCGACCAC gTGTCCAACATATGGATTCAAATGCACATATGGTGCTTGTATAAATATAGAGGGTAGATGTGATGGAGTGACCCAATGTTTAGATGGTTCTGACGAGGAACTATGTTCATCCTCGATAACTTCAGAACCTGAAGTCAATCTTGAAAATATCTCCACAGAATCTACAACTACAGAATCGACAACTACAGAATCAACAACCACAGCATCGACAACTACACCATGGAAAACTACACCTTGGAAGACTACAGCTAACCCAACTACACCATGGAAAACTACGGCATCAACAACTACAGCATGGAAAACTACATCATCGCCAACTACACCATGGAAAACTACAGCATGGAAAACTACAGCGCCGACAACTACTTCGACGCCAGatacaaaaatcaaacaaaCTGAGTCGATAAACCAATCTTCCATTCAAAA AAAAACTTGCGTGATACCGGACATTGAGGGtactaagtatttttataagGATACGATTCAAAACGTTCCTCTATCACATGGGTCTATAGTGAATAATTATCGCATTGTTGAAGAGGACTGTGAAGAAGGATATTATAAAACTGTTCCGTACAAATTGATGGTATGTTCGGAGTTTGGACAATGGAAATCAGTTGATTCCGATAAACTGTGTTTGA AAAAGTGTACTCCTATGGTATCAGATGTATTGGATATTAAATGTTCACTGAATGGAGTTAATGTAAATTGTTCAAAGCCATCAGAACCTGGTACTATATTAACACAATCatgtaaagttaaaaattcaCATAATTCACCAAGAGAACAAGGATTAATAAAAGCTGATAATGAGTTGCTTTGtcttaaaaatgcaaaatggaATGGTCAACTACTTACCACTTGTACTTCAc GTACAGAATCAACCTCGAATAGATTGAAAGAATCATCTGTAATAGCACCTTGGAATgtggaaatatataaaattaataactatggtCGTTATTTCCGAGTATGTGGAGGAACATTGATTGCTCCAAATTTAGTTGTCTccg ctGCCCATTGTTTTTGGAAAAAGGGGTTAAGAAGGAAGATCTTACagaatgaaaataatgtttttaaaactgcCGTTGGAAAAGAAAATAGCAATTTTTCTACAATAGACAATACTTATACACAAATTATTGac atcAGTTTAATTCATCTGGAGGATAGTTATGATGGTCTGTCTGGACATTATGCTGATGACATTTCTGTAATCGTGTTAGCATCCAATGTCGTCGTTAGTAATGGTGTTCGACCGGCTTCCATTGATTGGTCTGCGACACATATGCTTTCTAATGGAGATCTAGGAAAG ATGTTTGGCCTGGGAATGAACGATATGATTGGCAATGGACaacataaatcaatattaaaattatatactttaccATATATTGATCGGAAAACGTGTCAGGAAATGTACACAGATGGATTTGAAAATTACGTGACTAAAGATAAATTTTGCACAGGTTATaaattgg TTACAGGAGAAAGAAATCTTATAGGATTTGGAGGTTCGGGCCTAATATACGAATATAGCACAGGACCATTTTTAACAGGAATATTTAGTGTCAAGGATCTACATTCAAAAAACTCAATAGCTGTTTTCACGAGCATAAAATATCACGTTGAATGGATTCGTAATATTTATGGAAATTATGTATACtaa